Proteins from a genomic interval of Candidatus Flexicrinis proximus:
- the rpmG gene encoding 50S ribosomal protein L33 has protein sequence MAKKSKGNRILIKLRSTESGHMYVTFKNRRNDTARLELKKYDPMVRKHVIYRETK, from the coding sequence ATGGCGAAGAAAAGCAAGGGCAATCGCATTCTGATCAAGCTTCGCAGCACCGAAAGCGGCCACATGTATGTGACGTTTAAGAACCGTCGCAACGACACTGCCCGCCTGGAGCTGAAGAAGTATGATCCGATGGTGCGCAAGCACGTGATCTACCGCGAAACCAAGTAG
- the secE gene encoding preprotein translocase subunit SecE, translating into MTAETPSKGRRRPAAKPAEVVETIEAAADESKGITAAKGRATPGRRQAGPEQEVQRGFFGRIVEYIQGVRSELDKVAWPSREQVISLFRVVLIVTIAAAAVLGLVAFLFNELFAIGLSNPIVFVVFGAAVGALTFFVMRRNAEAGPSR; encoded by the coding sequence ATGACCGCTGAGACGCCAAGCAAGGGCCGCCGCCGTCCGGCAGCCAAGCCAGCCGAAGTCGTGGAAACGATCGAAGCCGCGGCTGACGAAAGCAAGGGCATTACCGCCGCGAAGGGACGCGCTACCCCGGGCCGCCGTCAGGCTGGACCGGAACAGGAAGTCCAACGCGGTTTCTTCGGCCGGATTGTCGAGTATATTCAAGGCGTCCGTTCGGAACTGGACAAAGTGGCCTGGCCTTCGCGTGAGCAGGTGATCAGCCTGTTCCGGGTCGTCCTGATCGTGACGATTGCGGCAGCGGCAGTCCTGGGTCTGGTGGCGTTCCTGTTCAACGAACTGTTTGCCATTGGCCTGAGCAACCCGATCGTCTTCGTCGTGTTCGGTGCCGCGGTCGGCGCGCTGACGTTCTTCGTCATGCGCCGCAACGCCGAAGCCGGACCGTCCCGCTAA
- the nusG gene encoding transcription termination/antitermination protein NusG, with protein sequence MAKRKQQAEQDYDPVPVTIDDDDVSGNVLDIKVPLEGERDPNRRWYVVHCYSGHENKVKHAVLQRIQTMGMQDKIFDVLIPTAEEIEVKEGKQKKIEKRVFPGYILVEMIMDEDSWYVVRNTTGVTGFVGMGTEPTPLNEDEVKLIMRRMESEIPVVKVNFKVGQKVRIVSGPFNDIIGIVSDIYPDRNKVRVMVSFFGRETPVEVDFLEVEKA encoded by the coding sequence ATGGCAAAACGCAAGCAGCAAGCGGAGCAGGATTACGATCCGGTTCCCGTCACAATCGATGACGACGATGTCAGCGGAAACGTGCTCGACATCAAGGTGCCGCTAGAGGGCGAACGTGACCCGAACCGGCGCTGGTATGTCGTGCATTGCTACAGCGGCCACGAGAACAAGGTCAAACATGCGGTCCTGCAGCGCATCCAGACGATGGGCATGCAGGATAAGATTTTCGACGTGCTGATCCCGACCGCCGAGGAAATCGAGGTCAAGGAAGGCAAGCAGAAGAAGATCGAGAAGCGCGTTTTCCCCGGTTACATCCTGGTCGAAATGATCATGGATGAGGACTCGTGGTACGTCGTCCGCAATACGACCGGCGTGACCGGATTCGTCGGTATGGGTACCGAGCCGACTCCCCTCAACGAGGACGAAGTCAAGCTCATCATGCGCCGGATGGAAAGCGAAATTCCGGTGGTCAAGGTCAACTTCAAGGTCGGTCAGAAGGTCCGCATCGTCAGCGGCCCGTTCAACGACATTATCGGCATCGTGTCGGATATTTACCCCGACCGCAATAAAGTACGCGTGATGGTCAGCTTCTTCGGCCGTGAAACCCCGGTCGAAGTCGACTTTTTAGAGGTCGAAAAAGCCTAA
- the rplK gene encoding 50S ribosomal protein L11, whose product MAKKIKAVVKLAINAGKATPAPPIGPALAQHGINLMGFCKEYNARTSNRMGEIIPAEITIFQDGSFKFVLKSPPTSFLIKKAAGITKGASNPLTEKVGKLTKKQLAEIAEQKKEDLNALDLESAMRQIAGTARQMGVEVEQ is encoded by the coding sequence ATGGCAAAGAAGATCAAGGCAGTAGTCAAGCTGGCCATCAACGCCGGCAAAGCGACACCCGCCCCCCCGATTGGTCCGGCGCTCGCGCAGCACGGCATCAACCTGATGGGCTTCTGCAAGGAATACAATGCCCGTACGTCCAACCGGATGGGCGAGATTATTCCGGCGGAGATCACCATTTTTCAGGATGGTTCGTTCAAATTCGTCCTGAAGTCCCCCCCGACTTCCTTCCTGATCAAGAAGGCGGCCGGCATTACCAAGGGTGCCTCCAACCCGCTCACCGAGAAAGTCGGCAAGCTGACCAAGAAGCAGCTGGCCGAAATCGCTGAGCAGAAGAAGGAAGACCTGAATGCCCTCGACCTCGAGTCGGCCATGCGTCAAATCGCAGGCACGGCGCGTCAGATGGGTGTTGAAGTCGAGCAGTAA
- a CDS encoding 50S ribosomal protein L1 produces MAGKRYEAASKLVDHAKQYPLGEAIGLLKQMTGGETSKHKFDETVELHFRLGIDPRHSDQQVRSTVLLPAGLGKKVRVLIFAEGDDARAAEAAGADIVADDQLINRIATEGWVDFDAALATPSMMKKIGRIARILGPRGLMPNPKAGTVVEGSDLARAVDELKAGRVEFRNDKTGNLHIPIGKASFTAEQIEQNARAVLGAVEAQKPATMKGIYLKRAVITSTMQPGLRLEVSQTGAAK; encoded by the coding sequence ATGGCAGGAAAGCGTTATGAAGCCGCATCCAAGCTGGTAGACCACGCCAAGCAGTATCCGCTTGGCGAGGCGATCGGTCTGCTCAAGCAGATGACCGGCGGCGAAACCAGCAAGCATAAGTTCGATGAAACCGTCGAACTCCATTTCCGTCTGGGCATCGACCCGCGCCACAGCGACCAGCAAGTCCGCAGCACCGTGCTGCTGCCTGCGGGCCTGGGCAAGAAAGTGCGCGTGTTGATCTTCGCAGAGGGCGACGACGCCCGCGCGGCTGAAGCCGCCGGCGCCGACATTGTGGCTGACGATCAGCTTATCAACCGGATCGCCACCGAAGGCTGGGTGGACTTCGATGCCGCCCTCGCGACGCCGTCGATGATGAAGAAGATCGGCCGTATCGCCCGTATCCTCGGCCCGCGCGGCTTGATGCCGAACCCGAAAGCGGGAACAGTGGTCGAAGGCTCCGACCTGGCCCGTGCGGTCGACGAACTCAAGGCCGGCCGCGTGGAATTCCGTAACGACAAGACCGGCAACCTGCATATTCCCATCGGCAAGGCCAGCTTCACCGCCGAGCAGATTGAGCAGAATGCCCGCGCCGTCCTCGGTGCCGTCGAAGCACAGAAACCCGCGACGATGAAAGGTATCTACCTGAAGCGCGCGGTCATCACCTCGACGATGCAGCCGGGTCTCCGGCTCGAAGTCTCGCAGACCGGCGCCGCCAAGTAG
- a CDS encoding cyclase family protein, producing the protein MTIYDITRTVSPTLKVWPGDTEYAAAAVVTMAGGAPVNLFTLTLSAHTGTHADAYYHYTKDGAHPAQMPLEQYVGPARVVTVSRRDGPLTADDFPAGSLDGVRRLLVHSHVSNLPDEVWPSEFPYPSPDLIELLGRHGCLLIGLDSPSFDDLNSSTLDGHHALRRSGMVNLETLNLSGVPDGDYELVALPLKLDLACGSPVRAILRTL; encoded by the coding sequence ATGACGATTTACGACATCACGAGAACAGTATCACCCACGCTGAAAGTATGGCCAGGCGACACGGAGTACGCGGCGGCGGCGGTCGTCACGATGGCAGGCGGCGCGCCAGTGAACCTCTTTACGCTGACCCTGAGCGCCCATACCGGCACACATGCCGACGCGTATTATCACTATACGAAGGATGGCGCGCATCCGGCACAGATGCCGCTCGAACAGTACGTCGGCCCGGCGCGGGTGGTCACGGTTTCACGGCGCGACGGCCCGCTAACCGCCGACGACTTTCCGGCGGGGTCGCTGGATGGTGTCCGGCGTCTACTGGTCCACTCACACGTCAGCAATCTGCCGGACGAGGTCTGGCCGTCTGAATTCCCCTACCCCTCACCGGACCTCATCGAGCTACTGGGACGGCACGGCTGCCTGCTGATCGGGTTGGACTCGCCCTCGTTCGACGACCTGAACAGTTCCACACTCGATGGGCACCACGCGCTCCGGCGCAGCGGCATGGTCAACCTCGAAACGCTTAACCTGAGCGGCGTGCCGGACGGCGACTACGAGCTGGTCGCGCTTCCGCTCAAGCTCGATCTGGCCTGCGGATCGCCGGTACGGGCCATCCTCCGCACGCTCTGA